A window of Aeromicrobium sp. Root236 contains these coding sequences:
- the aroB gene encoding 3-dehydroquinate synthase, translating into MTTRLTVPTDRPYDVVIGNGVHEQLRGLIGFGLGVLRVAIIHSPTMAKQAEVLREPLVSDALEVHLIEVPDGESAKTADVLAFCWKVLGEAGFTRSDVIVGLGGGSTTDLAGFVAASWLRGVRFVNVPTTVLGMVDAAVGGKTGINTGEGKNLVGAFHEPVGVLCDLDVLHSLPAAELRSGLAEVAKCGFIADPTILDLIEAAPESLADASSPIVAELIAKGITVKARTVAGDLRETGEDGIGREALNYGHTFGHAVERFEHYRIRHGEAVSIGMVFVAEVAHRAGRIDQDLLDRHRSILGALGLPMTYRPGIWEALSATMRLDKKTRGDQLRFVVLDGLARPAILAGPDEQLILDAYRAISS; encoded by the coding sequence ATGACCACGCGCCTGACCGTGCCCACCGATCGCCCGTACGACGTGGTGATCGGCAACGGCGTGCACGAGCAGCTGCGCGGACTCATCGGCTTCGGCCTCGGCGTCCTGCGCGTCGCGATCATCCACTCGCCGACGATGGCCAAGCAGGCCGAGGTGCTGCGTGAGCCGCTGGTCTCCGACGCGCTCGAGGTGCACCTGATCGAGGTGCCCGACGGGGAGTCGGCCAAGACCGCCGACGTGCTGGCGTTCTGCTGGAAGGTGCTCGGCGAGGCGGGCTTCACCCGTTCGGACGTCATCGTCGGCCTGGGCGGCGGGTCCACCACGGACCTCGCCGGATTCGTCGCAGCCAGCTGGTTGCGGGGGGTCCGCTTCGTCAACGTCCCGACGACGGTGCTCGGCATGGTCGACGCCGCGGTCGGCGGCAAGACCGGCATCAACACCGGCGAGGGCAAGAACCTCGTCGGCGCGTTCCACGAGCCGGTCGGGGTGCTCTGCGACCTCGACGTGCTGCACAGCCTGCCTGCCGCCGAGCTGCGCAGCGGGTTGGCCGAGGTCGCCAAGTGCGGCTTCATCGCCGATCCCACGATCCTCGACCTGATCGAGGCCGCGCCCGAGTCGCTCGCAGACGCGTCGTCGCCGATCGTCGCCGAGCTGATCGCCAAGGGCATCACGGTCAAGGCCCGCACGGTCGCCGGCGACCTCCGCGAGACCGGTGAGGACGGGATCGGCCGCGAGGCGCTCAACTACGGTCACACGTTCGGCCACGCGGTCGAGCGGTTCGAGCACTACCGCATCCGTCACGGCGAGGCGGTGTCCATCGGCATGGTGTTCGTCGCCGAGGTGGCGCACCGCGCCGGCCGCATCGACCAGGACCTGCTGGACCGCCACCGCTCGATCCTCGGCGCGCTGGGGCTGCCCATGACCTACCGGCCGGGCATCTGGGAAGCGCTGTCGGCCACGATGCGGCTCGACAAGAAGACCCGCGGCGACCAGTTGCGCTTCGTGGTGCTCGACGGACTGGCGAGGCCGGCGATCCTTGCGGGACCTGACGAGCAGCTGATCCTCGACGCCTATCGGGCGATCTCCTCGTGA
- a CDS encoding shikimate kinase, which translates to MSPVVVLVGPPGAGKTTVAETLAQRLGAAFRDTDQDVEATEGVSVQDIFIDHGEAHFRALEEKAVAAALSDHDGVLALGGGAVLSATTRELLKQHRVIFLDVSLPAAVARVGMNANRPLLLGNVRAQMKNLMDQRRPLYAEVARFTIVTDELDADEVTDRALTLIAEDPA; encoded by the coding sequence TTGAGCCCCGTTGTCGTCCTCGTCGGTCCGCCCGGTGCGGGCAAGACCACCGTGGCTGAGACGCTGGCCCAGAGGTTGGGAGCAGCGTTCCGCGACACCGATCAGGATGTCGAGGCCACCGAGGGCGTGTCGGTGCAGGACATCTTCATCGACCACGGCGAGGCTCACTTCCGCGCCCTGGAGGAGAAGGCCGTCGCCGCGGCACTGAGCGACCACGACGGGGTGCTCGCCCTTGGCGGCGGTGCCGTGCTCAGCGCCACGACCCGTGAGCTGCTCAAGCAGCATCGCGTGATCTTCCTCGACGTGAGCCTCCCCGCCGCCGTTGCGCGCGTCGGCATGAACGCCAACCGGCCGCTGCTGCTCGGCAACGTCCGCGCCCAGATGAAGAACCTGATGGACCAGCGCCGCCCGCTCTACGCTGAGGTCGCGCGTTTCACGATCGTCACCGACGAGCTGGACGCCGACGAGGTCACCGACCGAGCCCTGACCCTGATCGCAGAGGATCCCGCATGA
- the aroC gene encoding chorismate synthase, with protein sequence MLRWLTAGESHGPALVAVLEGLPAGVQVTSKDIQAALARRRLGYGRGARMAFEQDELEIVGGLRHGSTIGSPIALRIGNSEWPKWEQVMAADPVDADVLDGLKRNAPLTRPRPGHADLAGMQKYGFDEARPILERASARETAARVALGEIAAQFIQQTTGATIVSHVVELGTVRAPAGVIPSHGDVEALDADPVRCFDPETSAAMVAEIDQAHKDGDTLGGVVEVIVEGLPPGLGSHTHWDKRLDGRLAAALMGIQAIKGVELGDGFELARTRGSLAHDEIVPTADGIRRVSGRSGGTEGGMTTGEILRVRAAMKPIATVPRALRTVDVETGEEARAHHQRSDVCAVPAAGIVAEAMVALVVADAILEKFAGDAVEETRRNVEGYLANLRHR encoded by the coding sequence ATGCTTCGTTGGTTGACCGCAGGTGAGTCGCACGGCCCCGCCCTTGTCGCCGTCCTCGAGGGATTGCCGGCCGGAGTGCAGGTGACCAGCAAGGACATCCAGGCGGCGCTCGCGCGCCGGCGCCTCGGCTACGGCCGCGGCGCCCGCATGGCGTTCGAGCAGGACGAGCTCGAGATCGTCGGCGGCCTGCGCCACGGCTCGACGATAGGCAGCCCGATCGCCCTGCGCATCGGCAACAGCGAGTGGCCCAAGTGGGAGCAGGTGATGGCGGCCGATCCGGTCGACGCCGACGTCCTCGACGGTCTCAAGCGCAACGCGCCACTGACCCGCCCGCGTCCCGGTCACGCCGACCTCGCCGGCATGCAGAAGTACGGCTTCGACGAGGCCCGCCCGATCCTCGAGCGCGCGAGCGCCCGCGAGACCGCGGCTCGTGTCGCGCTGGGTGAGATCGCCGCGCAGTTCATCCAGCAGACGACTGGAGCAACGATCGTGTCCCACGTCGTCGAGCTCGGCACCGTTCGCGCGCCGGCCGGGGTCATCCCGAGCCACGGCGACGTCGAGGCGCTCGACGCCGACCCGGTCCGTTGCTTCGACCCCGAGACCAGTGCCGCGATGGTCGCCGAGATCGACCAGGCCCACAAGGACGGCGACACGCTCGGCGGTGTCGTCGAGGTCATCGTCGAAGGGCTGCCTCCGGGACTCGGGTCGCACACGCACTGGGACAAGCGGCTCGACGGGCGCCTCGCCGCGGCGCTGATGGGCATCCAGGCCATCAAGGGTGTCGAGCTGGGCGACGGCTTCGAGCTGGCCCGCACGCGTGGCTCGCTCGCGCACGACGAGATCGTGCCCACGGCCGACGGCATCCGTCGGGTGTCGGGTCGCTCCGGCGGCACCGAGGGTGGCATGACGACCGGCGAGATCCTGCGCGTACGCGCTGCGATGAAGCCCATCGCGACGGTGCCGCGCGCCCTGCGCACGGTCGACGTCGAGACCGGCGAGGAGGCCCGCGCCCACCACCAGCGCTCTGACGTCTGTGCCGTCCCGGCTGCGGGCATCGTCGCTGAGGCGATGGTCGCCCTGGTGGTCGCCGACGCGATCCTCGAGAAGTTCGCCGGCGACGCGGTCGAGGAGACCCGCCGCAACGTCGAGGGCTACCTCGCGAACCTGAGGCACCGTTGA
- the trxA gene encoding thioredoxin produces MSSIPAVTDATFAEEVLASETPVLVEYWAEWCGPCRQVSPVLEELADDYGDRLRIVKMNSDENVVTAAAQRVMAVPTLQVFQRGELVASIVGAKPKRALAAELDRFVQ; encoded by the coding sequence ATGAGCAGCATTCCCGCCGTCACCGACGCGACGTTCGCCGAGGAGGTGCTCGCCTCGGAGACCCCCGTGCTCGTCGAGTACTGGGCCGAGTGGTGCGGCCCGTGCCGGCAGGTCTCGCCCGTGCTCGAGGAGCTCGCCGACGACTACGGTGACCGGCTCCGCATCGTCAAGATGAACTCCGACGAGAACGTCGTCACGGCCGCCGCCCAGCGGGTCATGGCCGTGCCGACGCTCCAGGTGTTCCAGCGGGGCGAGCTGGTCGCGTCGATCGTCGGCGCGAAGCCCAAGCGGGCGCTGGCCGCCGAGCTCGACCGCTTCGTCCAGTAG
- a CDS encoding MerR family DNA-binding transcriptional regulator, producing the protein MRIGEVARQAGVTIKAVRYYESLGLVSAQRLGNGYRDYDDRAVRLVREIHALGALGIKAEQTRPFLDCLVSGNAEGDDCPASLETYRSAITDMSARIADLTERRDALIELLAKASDRAEPLCDLTPTNLDLQEIR; encoded by the coding sequence ATGAGGATCGGCGAGGTTGCCCGGCAGGCCGGGGTCACCATCAAGGCAGTGCGCTACTACGAGTCGCTCGGGCTGGTCTCGGCGCAGCGGCTCGGCAACGGCTATCGCGACTACGACGACCGTGCGGTGCGCCTGGTCCGTGAGATCCATGCGCTCGGCGCTCTCGGCATCAAGGCCGAGCAGACCCGCCCGTTCCTCGACTGCCTGGTCTCGGGCAACGCGGAGGGCGACGACTGCCCCGCGTCCCTCGAGACGTACCGCTCGGCGATCACCGACATGAGCGCGCGGATCGCCGACCTGACGGAGCGTCGCGACGCGCTGATCGAGCTGCTGGCCAAGGCCTCCGACCGCGCCGAACCACTCTGCGACCTGACCCCCACCAACCTCGACCTCCAGGAGATCCGATGA
- a CDS encoding A24 family peptidase: MTIAIAAVIAALIGAAGPYVLRRMPEPPEPDDDKVTYAELSRTRGLTAGLAIGAALMAGIVAWKIEHAELLPVWVLVAGVGSWLVFIDWRTRLLPYVVVAPTYLATYALVGLGALLLQDVQVFVHALVANVVVYVIFRVLYWIARGAFGFGDVRLSGVLATALGALGTDEVLVGMYAGFILGAVFGIVLSRLKIVDSKSYAFGPYMVVGAIIGAAWGSALYG; this comes from the coding sequence GTGACCATCGCCATCGCCGCTGTGATCGCGGCGCTGATCGGCGCGGCGGGACCCTACGTGCTGCGGCGGATGCCGGAGCCGCCCGAGCCCGACGACGACAAGGTGACCTACGCCGAGCTGTCGCGGACTCGCGGGCTGACGGCGGGACTGGCGATCGGCGCTGCGCTCATGGCCGGGATCGTCGCTTGGAAGATCGAGCACGCCGAGCTCCTGCCCGTGTGGGTGCTGGTCGCCGGGGTGGGCTCGTGGCTGGTGTTCATCGACTGGCGCACGCGGCTGCTGCCATACGTCGTGGTGGCGCCTACCTACCTGGCGACGTACGCGCTGGTAGGGCTCGGCGCCCTCCTGCTGCAGGACGTCCAGGTCTTCGTGCATGCGCTCGTCGCCAACGTCGTGGTCTACGTGATCTTCCGGGTGCTCTACTGGATCGCTCGCGGCGCGTTCGGCTTCGGAGACGTACGCCTCTCCGGCGTGCTCGCCACAGCCCTCGGAGCGCTGGGCACCGACGAGGTCCTCGTCGGGATGTACGCCGGGTTCATCCTCGGCGCGGTGTTCGGGATCGTGCTATCGCGCCTGAAGATCGTCGACTCCAAGTCGTACGCGTTCGGGCCCTACATGGTCGTCGGCGCGATCATCGGTGCGGCGTGGGGATCGGCGCTCTACGGCTGA
- a CDS encoding shikimate dehydrogenase has translation MHCAVLGSPIAHSLSPAMHRAAYAELGLDWTYEAVELAEDGLELFLSSLGDDVRGFSVTAPLKRRVAALVPEASEIVGRLGVANTILVEDTGLRSDNTDVPGAVAALLERGVEQARSARILGGGATAASMAYAVASIGAERVEFVVREPARATEAAQAAKAAGLAVTIHTIDEPLIDKLDLLISTVPGEVVGSRSHELVDSSRAVFDVVYDPWPTPIAKAAEQAGVRVVSGLDLLAHQAALQIELMTGSQVSPQVLRRAALAELSTR, from the coding sequence ATGCACTGCGCAGTCCTGGGCTCGCCGATCGCCCATTCGCTCTCGCCGGCGATGCACCGCGCCGCGTACGCCGAGCTCGGCCTCGACTGGACCTACGAAGCCGTCGAGCTCGCGGAGGACGGACTCGAGCTGTTCCTGTCGTCGCTGGGTGACGACGTACGCGGGTTCTCCGTCACGGCACCGCTCAAGCGCCGGGTCGCCGCGTTGGTGCCCGAGGCGAGCGAGATCGTCGGCCGCCTCGGTGTGGCCAACACGATCCTCGTCGAGGACACCGGCCTGCGGTCCGACAACACCGACGTCCCGGGCGCTGTCGCGGCACTGCTCGAGCGTGGGGTCGAGCAGGCCCGCTCGGCCCGCATCCTCGGCGGCGGAGCGACCGCGGCGTCGATGGCCTACGCCGTCGCGTCGATCGGCGCCGAGCGCGTCGAGTTCGTCGTCCGAGAGCCGGCCCGCGCCACCGAGGCAGCACAGGCCGCCAAGGCGGCCGGACTCGCGGTGACGATCCACACGATCGACGAGCCGCTGATCGACAAGCTCGACCTGCTGATCTCGACGGTGCCCGGCGAGGTCGTCGGATCCCGTTCGCACGAGCTCGTCGACTCGTCCCGCGCGGTGTTCGACGTCGTCTACGACCCATGGCCCACGCCGATCGCCAAGGCCGCCGAGCAGGCCGGCGTACGCGTCGTGTCCGGCCTCGACCTGCTGGCGCACCAGGCGGCGCTCCAGATCGAGCTCATGACCGGCAGCCAGGTTTCTCCACAGGTGTTGCGCCGAGCCGCGTTGGCCGAGCTCTCGACCCGCTAG
- the mltG gene encoding endolytic transglycosylase MltG produces MSDSGLDLMTGGSSGPGRRRADSPPSKPWGRRIVTLVVILALVFGGVFVWKKVSGFISGPADYSGSGTGSVTVEIPQNSNGQQIADILAEKDVVKSAEAFYQLALKDSRFQAIQAGYYKVKKQMSAEAAMKALSNKANIVGAPGESRVTIPEGSRVKNIVKIIAAKTKISAADLNKALKDPDAIGLPAVAKGNPEGYLFPATYAVGAKTTATQLLKQMVAKTLSVAKDLDIGTRARALGLDGEQVLTVASILEYEAKKDSDYPKVARVLYNRLKDGMLLQLDSTVSYASGREGDVFTTEDERNSDSPYNTYKAAGLPPGPIGSPGQKTIEAALNPADGDWLYFVAVNLETGETVFSNTKAEHDAAVQKLQDYCRSADAKGC; encoded by the coding sequence ATGAGTGACAGCGGACTGGACCTGATGACGGGCGGCTCCTCGGGCCCCGGACGCAGGCGTGCCGATTCGCCCCCGAGCAAGCCGTGGGGACGCCGGATCGTGACGCTGGTCGTGATCCTTGCGCTGGTGTTCGGCGGGGTCTTCGTGTGGAAGAAGGTGTCAGGCTTCATCAGCGGCCCGGCCGACTACTCCGGCAGCGGCACCGGCAGCGTCACCGTCGAGATCCCGCAGAACTCCAACGGCCAGCAGATCGCCGACATCCTCGCCGAGAAGGACGTCGTCAAGAGCGCCGAGGCGTTCTACCAGCTCGCGCTCAAGGATTCGCGGTTCCAGGCGATCCAGGCCGGCTACTACAAGGTCAAGAAGCAGATGTCCGCCGAAGCGGCGATGAAGGCCCTGTCCAACAAGGCCAACATCGTCGGGGCGCCGGGGGAGAGCCGCGTGACGATCCCCGAGGGCTCCCGCGTCAAGAACATCGTCAAGATCATCGCGGCCAAGACCAAGATCTCGGCTGCCGACCTCAACAAGGCGCTCAAGGATCCCGACGCGATCGGCCTGCCCGCGGTGGCCAAGGGCAACCCCGAGGGCTACCTGTTCCCGGCGACGTACGCCGTCGGCGCCAAGACGACCGCGACGCAGCTGCTCAAGCAGATGGTCGCCAAGACGTTGTCCGTCGCCAAGGACCTCGACATCGGCACCCGGGCGCGTGCGCTGGGCCTCGACGGTGAGCAGGTGCTCACCGTGGCCAGCATCCTGGAGTACGAGGCCAAGAAGGACTCGGACTATCCCAAGGTCGCGCGGGTGCTCTACAACCGGCTCAAGGACGGCATGCTGCTCCAGCTCGACTCGACCGTGTCCTACGCGAGCGGCCGTGAGGGCGACGTGTTCACGACCGAGGACGAGCGCAACTCCGACTCGCCCTACAACACCTACAAGGCCGCGGGGCTGCCGCCCGGACCCATCGGCTCGCCCGGTCAGAAGACCATCGAGGCGGCCCTCAACCCGGCCGACGGCGACTGGCTCTACTTCGTCGCGGTCAACCTCGAGACCGGTGAGACGGTGTTCTCCAACACCAAGGCCGAGCACGACGCCGCCGTCCAGAAGCTGCAGGACTACTGCCGGTCCGCGGACGCCAAGGGCTGCTGA
- the ruvX gene encoding Holliday junction resolvase RuvX codes for MRRGRRVGVDVGDVRIGVAVSDPDGILATPVETVAAGAGAIARLAEIVREYEPIECVVGLPVGLSGREGPAATKVRTFCAELLPAIAPVPIRLFDERMSTMTAEGQLRHSGRSGASRRTVIDQAAATVILQTALDTERTRGSAPGESL; via the coding sequence ATGCGTCGTGGCCGGCGGGTCGGCGTGGACGTCGGAGACGTACGCATCGGGGTCGCCGTGAGCGATCCCGACGGCATCCTCGCGACGCCCGTCGAGACGGTTGCGGCCGGTGCCGGCGCAATCGCCAGGCTGGCCGAGATCGTGCGCGAGTACGAGCCGATCGAGTGCGTCGTCGGCCTCCCCGTCGGCCTGTCCGGCCGCGAGGGCCCGGCGGCGACCAAGGTGCGTACGTTCTGCGCCGAGCTGCTGCCGGCCATCGCGCCGGTGCCGATCCGGCTGTTCGACGAGCGCATGTCGACCATGACGGCCGAGGGGCAGCTGCGACACAGCGGACGCTCCGGAGCATCCAGACGAACCGTGATCGACCAGGCTGCCGCTACGGTGATCCTGCAGACGGCACTGGACACAGAACGGACCCGCGGGTCCGCCCCCGGAGAGAGCTTGTGA